The Sediminitomix flava genome includes a window with the following:
- the murD gene encoding UDP-N-acetylmuramoyl-L-alanine--D-glutamate ligase, translating to MSKRIVVLGSGESGVGAALLAKNKGFDVFVSDYGQIADKYQKELDANNISYESGKHTEALILNADEVIKSPGISPKVPIVQKLKAEGIQISSEIEFASRYTDAKLVAITGTNGKTTTSLLTHHILKQAGLNVGLAGNIGDSFAKSVIEKNYDYYVLEISSFQLEDIHDFHPSVAMLLNITPDHLDRYEYEMDLYAEAKFRIAENMQKEDCFILNKSDDYLMGIHQSLANTKATEVYFTDKDFNGATLNVDAYSFNNLSLKGGHNGMNMSAAVRAALFLGCEVSAIQEGLSTFKNAEHRLEWVADINGVDFINDSKATNVEAVQFALDSFEKPIVWIAGGTDKGNDYSTLFPLLEKLEIKALLCLGKDNTKLEKAFEGKVSIIRSTESVEEVIDWSLEIAHSGDVVLLSPACASFDLFKNYEHRGSCFKEAVLKHKNS from the coding sequence ATGAGTAAAAGGATTGTCGTTTTAGGAAGTGGTGAAAGTGGAGTAGGAGCTGCTTTACTTGCAAAAAATAAAGGTTTTGATGTGTTTGTGTCTGACTATGGTCAGATTGCGGATAAATATCAAAAAGAACTAGATGCAAACAATATTTCATACGAATCTGGGAAGCATACAGAAGCTCTTATTCTTAATGCAGATGAAGTGATTAAAAGCCCAGGTATTTCTCCTAAAGTACCTATTGTTCAGAAATTAAAAGCAGAGGGTATTCAAATTAGTTCTGAAATTGAATTTGCCAGCAGATATACCGATGCTAAACTCGTTGCAATCACTGGTACAAATGGTAAAACGACAACCTCACTTTTAACTCATCATATTCTTAAGCAAGCAGGGCTTAATGTAGGTCTTGCAGGTAATATAGGAGATAGTTTTGCAAAGAGTGTAATCGAAAAAAACTACGATTACTATGTGCTAGAAATCAGCTCTTTTCAACTTGAAGATATCCATGATTTTCACCCATCGGTAGCCATGCTTCTTAATATTACTCCAGATCATTTAGATCGTTATGAATATGAGATGGATTTATATGCAGAAGCGAAGTTTAGAATTGCTGAAAATATGCAAAAAGAAGATTGCTTCATTCTAAATAAAAGTGATGATTATTTGATGGGAATTCACCAATCATTGGCTAATACTAAAGCTACTGAGGTTTATTTTACTGATAAGGATTTTAATGGGGCAACGTTGAATGTTGATGCTTACTCCTTTAATAATCTATCCTTAAAAGGAGGACATAATGGAATGAATATGAGTGCAGCAGTTCGTGCAGCACTGTTTTTAGGTTGTGAGGTTTCTGCTATTCAAGAAGGACTTTCTACATTTAAAAATGCTGAGCATCGATTGGAGTGGGTAGCTGATATTAATGGTGTAGATTTTATCAATGATTCCAAAGCTACAAATGTTGAAGCAGTACAATTTGCCTTAGATAGTTTTGAAAAACCAATAGTATGGATTGCTGGCGGTACGGATAAAGGTAATGATTATTCTACTTTATTTCCTTTGTTAGAAAAGTTAGAAATAAAAGCTCTGTTATGTTTAGGGAAGGATAATACTAAACTTGAAAAAGCTTTTGAAGGCAAAGTATCAATAATAAGGTCAACTGAGAGTGTCGAAGAAGTCATAGATTGGTCTCTCGAAATAGCTCATAGTGGTGATGTTGTTCTATTATCACCAGCTTGTGCGAGTTTTGATCTATTTAAAAACTACGAACATAGAGGAAGTTGCTTCAAGGAAGCTGTACTAAAACATAAGAATTCTTGA
- a CDS encoding FtsW/RodA/SpoVE family cell cycle protein: MKKLLNKLEGDKVIWAICILLALWSILVVYSATGSKSYLRWDGNSEHYLFKHVILTLLGLGTMYICHKIDYNYYRVISRIFLIASACLLLFAYFFGSEINSAARWIRVPVVGFTFQPSDIAKLALITNMASMLSKRQRSIKEFRRVFLKLLSWTGVICMLIGLTDFSTAALLAGTIVLLFFIGRVPVKYISLLVFGVIVFLGVALYSGQRLGTVVNRTLTYLDKDQMSEQSVQSHIALASGGFAGKGIGQSTQRNFLPLSYSDFIYAVIVEEYGFMGGVFLIFLYLVILWRGMITIAHSKRAFGGLLAAGLTFSVVIQAFVHICVVVGILPLTGLPLPFMSMGGTSLVFTGATLGIVLSVGRTQLEEEEESLPSFHPEDRGGLLEDEPIIEQEEAVQETQKVNTLYGGSYRKGSSRVSNFKRD, encoded by the coding sequence ATGAAAAAGCTATTAAACAAACTTGAAGGAGATAAGGTCATTTGGGCGATTTGTATTTTGTTGGCGTTGTGGAGTATTCTTGTAGTTTATAGTGCTACAGGCTCCAAATCATATCTCCGTTGGGATGGTAATTCTGAACACTATTTATTTAAGCATGTCATCTTAACTCTTCTTGGTTTGGGTACCATGTATATTTGCCATAAAATAGATTACAACTATTACAGAGTTATTTCTCGGATATTCTTAATAGCCTCGGCTTGTTTGCTTTTATTTGCCTACTTCTTTGGGAGTGAAATCAATAGTGCCGCACGTTGGATTAGAGTACCCGTAGTTGGATTTACTTTTCAACCATCTGATATAGCTAAATTGGCACTAATTACTAACATGGCTAGTATGTTGTCTAAACGTCAACGAAGTATCAAGGAGTTTAGAAGAGTATTCTTAAAGCTATTGTCTTGGACGGGTGTAATCTGCATGCTTATTGGCCTTACCGACTTTTCGACAGCGGCTTTATTGGCTGGTACAATTGTTCTTCTCTTTTTTATCGGGCGTGTTCCTGTAAAATATATTTCACTTCTTGTATTTGGTGTGATTGTATTTTTGGGAGTAGCCTTGTACAGTGGACAACGTTTAGGAACTGTCGTGAACCGAACCTTAACTTATTTGGATAAAGATCAAATGAGTGAACAAAGTGTTCAATCGCACATAGCCTTAGCATCTGGAGGTTTTGCAGGTAAAGGAATAGGACAGAGTACTCAACGAAATTTCTTGCCATTATCATATTCTGATTTTATTTATGCGGTAATTGTTGAAGAATATGGTTTTATGGGTGGTGTATTTTTGATCTTCTTATACCTAGTCATACTTTGGCGAGGAATGATTACTATAGCCCATAGCAAACGAGCCTTTGGAGGGCTACTCGCAGCAGGTTTAACTTTTAGTGTTGTCATACAAGCTTTTGTTCATATTTGTGTTGTTGTCGGTATATTGCCACTAACAGGTTTACCTCTTCCTTTTATGAGTATGGGAGGTACATCTTTGGTGTTTACTGGGGCTACTCTCGGAATAGTACTAAGTGTTGGACGTACTCAGCTTGAAGAAGAAGAGGAGTCTTTACCATCTTTTCATCCAGAAGATCGAGGTGGTTTGTTAGAAGATGAGCCTATTATTGAACAGGAAGAAGCAGTTCAAGAAACTCAAAAGGTTAACACACTTTACGGGGGAAGTTATCGAAAAGGAAGTTCTAGGGTTTCTAACTTTAAGAGAGACTAA
- a CDS encoding TIGR01212 family radical SAM protein (This family includes YhcC from E. coli K-12, an uncharacterized radical SAM protein.) produces MKKMQVIMEQTLTQPKDFTDWDNRRFYAYTSYLKRKYGGRVQKVSINASFTCPNRDGKVGKGGCTFCNNSSFTPSYITPKSTITHQLNEGLGFLEKRYNRSKHFVGYFQSYTNTYGSLDELKEVYTEALSHPKISGLVIGTRPDCIDEAQLDYLQELAEKHIIVLEYGIESCYNDTLDRVNRGHSFEDTIKALEMSKNRGFQVGGHLLFGLPGDDRQRMLDQVDLINDLPLDTIKFHQLQIVKGTIMAKQYRENPDFIKLFNKDEYIDFIVEFVERLRPDISIQRFSSEAPPNIKLAPDWGKLRMDQILNQIEAKLKEKDTWQGKLFL; encoded by the coding sequence ATGAAAAAAATGCAAGTAATTATGGAACAAACACTTACTCAACCAAAAGATTTTACCGATTGGGATAATAGAAGATTTTACGCTTACACATCCTATTTGAAGAGAAAATATGGAGGTAGAGTTCAGAAAGTTTCCATAAATGCTAGTTTCACATGCCCTAACAGAGATGGAAAAGTAGGTAAAGGCGGCTGTACATTCTGTAATAACAGTAGCTTCACTCCATCATATATCACACCAAAATCAACGATTACACATCAGTTAAATGAAGGTTTAGGGTTCTTAGAGAAAAGATACAATAGAAGTAAACATTTTGTAGGTTACTTCCAATCTTACACGAATACATATGGCTCATTAGATGAATTAAAAGAAGTCTACACCGAAGCACTTTCTCACCCTAAAATTAGTGGGCTCGTAATCGGTACAAGACCCGACTGCATTGATGAAGCTCAACTTGATTATTTACAAGAGCTTGCGGAAAAACATATTATAGTACTAGAGTACGGAATTGAGTCTTGCTATAATGATACGCTAGATCGTGTAAATAGAGGACATAGTTTTGAAGATACAATAAAGGCTTTAGAAATGTCTAAAAACAGAGGTTTTCAAGTTGGAGGACATTTATTATTTGGTCTGCCTGGCGATGATAGACAGAGAATGTTAGATCAAGTAGATTTAATTAATGACTTACCACTGGATACAATCAAGTTTCATCAACTTCAAATTGTCAAAGGGACAATCATGGCAAAACAATACCGTGAAAACCCAGATTTCATTAAGCTTTTCAATAAAGATGAATACATCGACTTTATTGTGGAATTTGTGGAAAGACTTCGTCCTGATATTTCAATCCAACGATTTTCTAGTGAAGCACCTCCAAATATTAAATTAGCCCCTGATTGGGGAAAATTAAGAATGGATCAAATCTTAAATCAGATTGAGGCAAAATTGAAAGAAAAAGATACTTGGCAAGGAAAGTTATTCTTATAA
- a CDS encoding UDP-N-acetylmuramoyl-L-alanyl-D-glutamate--2,6-diaminopimelate ligase: MKLSTVLANIPHTLVQGNNEEEVLNLEIDSRKVSEGGLFTAIVGAEMDGHSFIDKAISQGAKVIVLENVPENLQDGVSYVKVKNTSDVLGILASNFYVHPSKQLKIVAVTGTNGKTTIATLLQKLFMELGHNVGLLSTIENKINDEIIPTKLTTPDAITINKLMAEMVQKNCTHCFMEASSHAIVQGRLGGLDLDGAVFTNISHDHLDYHGTFKDYINAKKKLFDDLPKHAFALINQDDRRGEYMLQNTKASKKSFALKAMATFKAKLIENSFEGLHLEINNQEVWCRLIGDFNAYNLLAIYGVAVLLEEDEQEVLQLISSLDTAAGRFEQLISQKEQIRGIVDYAHTPDALENVLKTINNIRDESERIITIVGCGGNRDKEKRPIMASKAVELSDLVILTSDNPRNEEPELILQDMQKGVEMGAASKVRTIVDRKEAIEKACEMAYPKDIILVAGKGHETYQEVKGIRSHFDDKEVLLSLFRDR, encoded by the coding sequence ATGAAATTAAGCACAGTATTAGCGAATATTCCCCACACTTTAGTACAGGGAAATAATGAGGAAGAAGTTTTAAATCTTGAAATTGATTCTCGAAAAGTTTCAGAAGGTGGATTGTTTACGGCAATTGTTGGCGCTGAAATGGATGGGCATAGCTTTATAGATAAGGCTATTTCGCAGGGAGCTAAAGTTATTGTGCTAGAAAATGTACCTGAAAATTTACAGGATGGAGTGTCTTATGTAAAAGTAAAAAACACTTCAGACGTATTGGGTATACTTGCTTCAAATTTTTATGTGCATCCTTCCAAACAGCTTAAAATTGTAGCAGTAACAGGTACCAATGGTAAAACAACTATTGCTACTTTACTCCAAAAGCTATTTATGGAGTTGGGTCATAATGTTGGTTTATTATCTACTATTGAAAATAAAATCAATGATGAAATAATACCTACAAAACTTACTACTCCAGATGCAATAACAATCAATAAATTGATGGCTGAGATGGTACAGAAAAACTGTACTCATTGCTTCATGGAAGCTAGTTCTCATGCAATTGTACAAGGAAGGTTAGGTGGATTAGATTTAGATGGAGCAGTATTTACGAATATCTCCCATGATCACCTTGATTATCATGGTACTTTCAAAGACTACATAAACGCCAAGAAAAAATTATTTGACGACTTACCTAAGCATGCATTTGCTTTGATTAATCAAGATGATCGAAGAGGTGAGTATATGCTTCAAAATACAAAAGCTTCAAAAAAGTCATTTGCATTGAAAGCAATGGCTACTTTTAAGGCTAAATTAATTGAAAATTCATTTGAAGGGCTTCATTTAGAAATCAATAATCAAGAAGTTTGGTGTCGATTGATTGGGGATTTTAATGCTTACAATCTATTAGCTATTTATGGTGTAGCAGTTTTACTAGAAGAAGATGAGCAAGAAGTGTTACAATTAATTTCTTCATTAGATACTGCCGCAGGTAGATTTGAGCAACTTATTTCTCAAAAAGAGCAAATAAGAGGAATAGTTGATTATGCACATACACCAGATGCCCTGGAGAATGTCTTAAAGACGATTAATAATATCAGAGATGAATCTGAACGAATAATTACTATTGTGGGATGTGGAGGAAATCGAGATAAGGAAAAACGTCCAATTATGGCTTCTAAAGCTGTTGAATTGAGTGATCTAGTCATCCTTACTTCCGATAATCCTAGAAATGAAGAACCCGAACTCATACTTCAAGATATGCAAAAGGGAGTTGAAATGGGGGCTGCATCTAAGGTAAGAACGATAGTTGACAGAAAAGAAGCAATTGAAAAAGCCTGTGAAATGGCTTATCCAAAAGATATCATATTAGTGGCAGGGAAGGGCCACGAAACTTATCAAGAAGTAAAAGGAATACGATCACATTTTGATGATAAAGAAGTACTACTATCTCTTTTTAGAGATCGATAG
- the murG gene encoding undecaprenyldiphospho-muramoylpentapeptide beta-N-acetylglucosaminyltransferase codes for MEKYKLIISGGGTGGHVYPAIAIADAFKARFPDSEILFVGAEGKMEMEKVPEAGYPIEGLKISGLQRKLTVDNLSFPFKVISSLFKAKKIISKFKPDAVVGVGGYASAPIMEMAVRNKIPTVIQEQNGYAGLVNKIVANRASKICVAYPKMEKYFPADKLVMTGNPVRKDIIELAHLKEEAYTHFELSPEKKTVFVFGGSLGALTLNESMFNGFQRLLDEGYQLIWQTGKYYYEKYKDLLPNELPEGLKLLPFIRRMDLAYACSDLVISRAGALSISELCLAKLPTLLVPSPNVAEDHQTKNAMNLVNEGAAVMVKDIDAREKLIDEALVVLGDEKWQNSLKESMGELAKPEAANEIVDEIYKLIQK; via the coding sequence TTGGAAAAATATAAACTTATTATCAGTGGTGGTGGAACTGGTGGGCATGTCTATCCAGCCATTGCAATAGCAGATGCATTTAAAGCAAGGTTTCCAGATTCTGAAATCCTTTTTGTGGGTGCTGAAGGGAAGATGGAAATGGAGAAAGTTCCTGAAGCAGGGTATCCAATTGAAGGTCTAAAAATAAGTGGGTTACAACGAAAACTGACAGTAGATAACCTTTCATTTCCTTTTAAGGTGATTTCTAGTCTTTTCAAAGCAAAGAAAATAATTTCAAAATTTAAGCCTGATGCAGTTGTCGGAGTCGGAGGTTATGCCAGTGCCCCAATCATGGAAATGGCAGTTAGAAATAAGATACCAACCGTTATTCAGGAACAGAATGGTTATGCCGGTTTAGTAAACAAAATTGTGGCTAATAGAGCCTCAAAAATCTGTGTTGCTTACCCTAAAATGGAGAAGTATTTCCCCGCAGATAAACTTGTAATGACAGGGAATCCAGTTCGAAAAGATATTATTGAATTAGCTCATTTGAAAGAAGAAGCCTATACACATTTTGAGCTTTCACCAGAAAAGAAAACAGTATTTGTTTTTGGTGGCAGTTTAGGAGCTCTGACCCTAAATGAAAGTATGTTTAATGGCTTTCAGAGACTTTTGGATGAAGGCTATCAACTAATTTGGCAAACAGGTAAATATTATTACGAAAAATATAAGGATTTACTTCCGAATGAACTTCCAGAAGGTCTAAAGTTACTTCCTTTTATAAGAAGAATGGATTTAGCTTATGCATGCTCAGATTTAGTTATTTCTAGAGCAGGGGCACTTTCAATATCGGAACTATGCTTGGCAAAGTTACCAACTTTATTAGTTCCATCTCCAAATGTGGCAGAAGACCATCAAACTAAAAATGCGATGAATCTTGTAAATGAGGGAGCAGCAGTTATGGTCAAGGATATTGATGCTAGAGAAAAGTTAATTGATGAAGCTCTTGTTGTTTTAGGCGATGAAAAATGGCAAAACTCATTGAAAGAAAGTATGGGGGAATTAGCTAAGCCCGAAGCGGCAAATGAGATTGTTGATGAAATTTATAAATTGATTCAAAAGTAA
- the mraY gene encoding phospho-N-acetylmuramoyl-pentapeptide-transferase → MLYHLFEYLEQSYNLSGAGLFQYISFRALMAALFSVLFATILGKRIILLLQKQQIGETVRDLGLQGQMEKRGTPTMGGVIIIGAVVLSAILFARLDNIYIILLITSILWTGAIGFVDDYLKVLKKDKEGLRGKFKIFGQVGLGVIVGVTLLMNEGVVIREFSEDVSKDTPISEMVKGQDYQDVKSLKTTIPFMKNNEMDYHSLIPFENETVSNILYVLVVIFIITAVSNGANITDGLDGLAAGTSGIIGVSLAAFAYVSGNFIFADYLDIMYIPNTGEVAIFCFALVGACVGFLWYNTYPAQVFMGDTGSLSLGGVIAVLAIILRKELLIPVLCGVFLIENLSVLIQVGYFKYTKKKYGEGRRVFLMAPLHHHYQKKNIPEPKIVSRFWIIGILLAILTVATLKIR, encoded by the coding sequence ATGTTATATCACCTTTTTGAATACTTAGAGCAAAGTTATAATCTTTCAGGAGCAGGACTTTTTCAGTACATTTCCTTTAGGGCATTAATGGCTGCGTTATTTTCAGTATTGTTTGCTACAATTCTTGGAAAACGAATTATTTTACTTCTTCAGAAACAACAGATAGGAGAGACTGTAAGAGATTTAGGCTTACAGGGACAGATGGAGAAGAGAGGAACTCCTACTATGGGTGGTGTAATTATCATTGGTGCTGTTGTACTTTCGGCAATTCTATTCGCCAGACTCGATAATATTTATATCATTCTTTTGATCACTTCAATTCTTTGGACTGGAGCGATTGGATTTGTAGATGATTATCTGAAAGTTCTGAAAAAAGATAAGGAAGGACTTCGAGGAAAGTTTAAAATCTTTGGTCAAGTAGGTTTAGGAGTCATTGTCGGTGTAACCTTGTTGATGAATGAAGGTGTTGTAATCAGAGAATTTAGTGAAGATGTATCAAAAGATACGCCTATCTCTGAAATGGTGAAAGGACAAGATTACCAAGATGTAAAGTCACTAAAAACTACAATCCCATTTATGAAAAATAATGAGATGGATTATCACTCTCTTATTCCCTTTGAGAATGAAACTGTTTCAAATATTTTATATGTATTGGTAGTGATTTTTATTATCACTGCTGTTTCTAATGGTGCAAATATTACGGATGGTCTTGATGGATTAGCAGCTGGTACATCCGGAATTATAGGTGTCAGTTTAGCGGCTTTTGCCTATGTGTCGGGTAACTTTATTTTTGCTGATTATCTGGATATCATGTATATCCCAAATACTGGTGAAGTTGCTATTTTCTGTTTCGCTTTGGTAGGTGCATGTGTCGGTTTCCTATGGTATAATACTTATCCTGCACAGGTATTTATGGGTGATACAGGAAGTCTTTCATTAGGAGGTGTCATAGCCGTACTTGCTATCATTCTTAGAAAGGAGCTTTTAATACCTGTATTGTGTGGTGTATTCTTAATTGAAAATTTATCTGTACTTATACAAGTTGGGTATTTTAAGTATACAAAAAAGAAATATGGAGAAGGAAGACGTGTTTTCCTAATGGCACCATTGCATCATCATTATCAGAAGAAAAATATTCCAGAACCTAAGATTGTCAGTAGATTTTGGATTATAGGAATCTTACTAGCTATTCTTACAGTAGCAACGTTGAAAATTAGATAG
- a CDS encoding penicillin-binding protein, whose amino-acid sequence MQTKKRGVKRNILSKAQICFFLVFLVALAATFKLGYIQFSEDDHWADVADKRGLRFRKVEATRGNILADNGALLSTSIPFYKLIIDPTVASDDKFNSGIDSLSILLSKYFKEHNKAYYKNLLISDRKKGNKYRVLSTKLIKHKDRKIIAKTWPILREGRNRGGVIFEKEESRFKPYGDLARRTVGFLREGKEGNTVGKGLEYSFNKELEGLNGQALYKRIAGGRWIPMDEVAAIRSVDGYDIKTTIDIDIQEYAHEVLHTALKKHDANSGSFILMEVSTGQIKSIVNLGKSRNGNYYEDYNYAIQHVTEPGSTIKLASFMALLEEGGISLEDSIETGQGKYEFYEGAVMKDATSYGYGKLTVQEVFEKSSNVGTSLLVDSVFKEKPDKFINYLKDFHLVDPLGFQMKGEGVSRISTPDDEKWSGTSLPWMSIGYELAITPLQVLTLYNAVANNGRMLKPYIVEEILQGNHEIKEYEPVVLDSKICSKSTLENLQKMLVGVVENGTARNIYSEDYSIAGKTGTAQKVKSGKYTKTYFTSFAGYFPADDPKYSAIVVIDEPRGDEQYGGTVCAPVFKEIADRVVIKHIDRFIEVNEDLEMTLPYIKAGNYQDLNLLSKELGLQTLDQHKNEWVRTQVQGDTIVWVDNRGGRQTVPDTRGMTLKDAIYLLENQSMKVKVLGEGRVQTQSVAPGTKVVKGREIVLKLQKS is encoded by the coding sequence ATGCAAACCAAGAAAAGAGGCGTTAAAAGAAATATCTTATCTAAAGCTCAAATTTGTTTTTTTCTAGTATTTCTAGTGGCTTTGGCTGCAACCTTCAAATTGGGATATATCCAGTTTTCAGAAGATGATCATTGGGCCGATGTTGCAGACAAAAGAGGGCTTAGATTTAGAAAGGTTGAAGCGACAAGAGGAAATATTCTTGCTGATAATGGGGCTTTATTGTCTACTTCAATTCCTTTTTATAAGCTTATCATTGATCCAACTGTTGCTTCTGATGACAAGTTTAATAGTGGAATTGATTCCTTAAGCATTTTACTTTCGAAGTATTTTAAGGAGCATAATAAAGCTTATTACAAAAACTTACTTATAAGTGATCGAAAGAAAGGAAATAAATATAGGGTTCTTAGTACGAAACTAATTAAGCATAAAGACCGAAAGATCATTGCTAAAACTTGGCCGATTTTACGAGAAGGTAGAAATAGAGGTGGTGTCATTTTTGAAAAAGAGGAAAGCAGGTTTAAACCTTATGGTGACTTAGCGAGGAGAACGGTCGGTTTTCTTAGAGAAGGAAAAGAAGGGAATACCGTCGGAAAAGGACTGGAGTATAGTTTTAACAAAGAACTAGAAGGGCTCAATGGACAAGCTTTGTATAAAAGAATTGCAGGCGGAAGATGGATTCCAATGGATGAAGTTGCTGCTATTCGTTCAGTCGATGGTTATGATATAAAAACGACTATTGATATTGACATTCAAGAATATGCACACGAAGTACTTCATACAGCGTTGAAGAAGCATGATGCAAATTCGGGTAGTTTTATTTTAATGGAGGTAAGTACGGGGCAGATCAAGTCTATTGTGAATCTTGGTAAATCCAGAAATGGAAATTATTATGAAGATTACAATTATGCAATTCAACACGTAACAGAACCTGGTTCCACTATAAAGTTAGCTTCTTTTATGGCTCTTTTAGAAGAAGGAGGAATATCTCTCGAAGATTCTATAGAAACAGGGCAGGGGAAATATGAGTTTTATGAAGGCGCTGTAATGAAAGACGCTACTTCTTATGGTTATGGTAAGTTGACAGTACAGGAAGTCTTTGAAAAGTCATCAAATGTTGGTACTTCCTTACTTGTAGACTCTGTATTCAAAGAAAAACCAGATAAATTTATTAATTACCTTAAAGACTTTCATTTGGTTGACCCGCTTGGTTTCCAAATGAAAGGAGAAGGTGTTTCAAGAATTAGTACTCCAGATGATGAAAAATGGAGTGGTACATCATTACCTTGGATGTCTATCGGATATGAATTAGCAATTACACCACTTCAAGTTCTTACACTTTATAATGCTGTAGCGAACAATGGAAGAATGTTGAAGCCTTATATTGTTGAAGAAATATTACAAGGGAATCATGAAATAAAAGAATATGAACCTGTAGTTTTAGACTCAAAAATATGTTCGAAATCGACCTTAGAGAATCTTCAAAAAATGTTGGTTGGTGTTGTTGAAAATGGAACAGCTAGAAATATTTATTCTGAAGATTATTCGATAGCAGGGAAGACTGGTACAGCTCAAAAAGTGAAGTCTGGTAAATATACTAAAACGTACTTTACGTCTTTTGCTGGTTATTTTCCAGCTGACGATCCTAAATATTCAGCCATTGTAGTAATTGATGAACCTAGAGGTGATGAGCAATATGGTGGAACAGTTTGTGCTCCTGTTTTCAAAGAGATTGCAGATAGAGTAGTAATCAAACATATAGATCGATTTATCGAGGTTAATGAAGATCTAGAGATGACGTTGCCTTATATCAAAGCTGGAAACTATCAAGACTTGAATCTTTTGAGTAAAGAACTAGGGCTTCAAACTTTAGATCAGCATAAGAATGAGTGGGTGAGAACACAAGTTCAAGGAGATACAATTGTTTGGGTTGACAATAGAGGAGGGCGTCAGACAGTACCTGATACAAGAGGGATGACTTTAAAGGATGCTATTTATCTTTTAGAGAATCAATCAATGAAGGTTAAAGTTCTTGGAGAAGGTAGAGTTCAAACGCAATCTGTTGCTCCGGGAACGAAAGTTGTGAAAGGAAGAGAAATTGTTCTAAAGCTTCAAAAGAGCTAG